Proteins from a genomic interval of Trifolium pratense cultivar HEN17-A07 linkage group LG6, ARS_RC_1.1, whole genome shotgun sequence:
- the LOC123891680 gene encoding uncharacterized protein LOC123891680 produces the protein MAASIYHRSRDLPWSILAANVSSDRPHDTALPAPVLSPQRKSFAQALQNVCDVPVGNFPKPCLKGKRLSIKIPEDSYKAGLDRCKNNLHGRLIMAKGDKPLRLHEIREKLIKAWAPVNKWQITPLGKGFYEFYFQNCEDLNRVWSIGTWNLKPGLLRLSAWSNDFKPENLKVTNAQIWIRIYGLPQEYWMPTTLFSIASGIGTPLSLDEATKQRTMGHFARILVDVNLAEELHYRILVEREGYAFFVDIYYENLPYFCEHCCCIGHSIGKCRKVNSRATDQKKSVEKVIPNKPNPKFVPKQKNKNNEPVQDNEKINEEVSDYESLHPESDQENAEVVKDTFEEPIMNKEMRADNGNHADMIVEDAENDKNVGVTVDHAQHHEIPNPRIVEQTSDIPVVHERDRHLEKNPSSWADEVDDSHDEGGEFTVVTSKKGIGNLDTRFALNFRRHGIPNLWGFCDFNIDPLVLQLSEQHVAFSLTFDQQTCYIAAIYASTSHVNRRKLWLELNSLQSRFVGPWCMIGDFNAVLGAHEKYGRCLPNKTSCDEFSNWTNSNHLIHLDTLGNQFTWANARRGPAYSALRLDRVICNSLWIDTWNFVSCCTLPKVQSDHHPLLFNFDSDVQTFPSSFKFQSMWMSHDDCKRVISEHWKKDVVGCPMFILQAKLKSLKPILKSWNKDVFGDIINDSGYTDALGDEEKLAQINLNDALRVQEHFWRDKSRSKWFVEGDRNTGYFHKLAKIRHISNRMIRLKAGDNYIEDINDIEHHVLNFYKELFASNNNCAPTNIIERTIPHLITVADNDMMTKIPSFEEVKQAVFNMDGSSSPGPDGFGGCFFQNYWDIVGSDVVASVTQFFSQGWILPNLNSSHVALVPKFPGADTIENFRPIAVANFQFKIITKILADRLAVIAPKIVSEHQRGFVQGRHIYECIYIASEAIDMLDKKSFGGNMAMKIDIKKAFDTLDWNFLLKVLQAFGFNHKFCSWISTILHSAKLSLLVNGKTVGFFGCSRGVRQGDPLSPLLFCIAEEVLNRQLSLLVDDNKLSCITSEYGANSGQRVSPHKSKLYGGFISPTRLNTLSNTLGFSLGSLPFDYLGVPIFKGKPKKIHLQALADRVKSKFASWKGHSLSMMGRVQLVNSVIHGMLTYSFKVYSWPKGLIKQMNRCIRNFIWSGSVDKKKLVTLSWDKVCTPTSAGGLGLRKLNDINKAGCLKLCWDMIKSDKQWATTLKSRFFRNSSPINHAISSSIWSSLKNVLHLVSDHSIWQIGNGLSTSFWNDNWLGYKLKDLILEPLPNPISHLVNAKVAEVVHNQVWALPEIFKQQFPAITCDIHALSLPSTPEPDELVWEDSISGELTFKVAYSCGMQPLQCVGWTKFIWKLFIPPSRSLVAWRIMHHVIATDDNLIKRGITIVSCCSLCGSSYETVTHLFLRCPFIMQYWNWLSSLLGMPLDLSNFDSLLGMCNKGWSPQLHDLIIAAIVNILWKVWKCRSNVRFNDISPYFSRDLIYVKSLIHQAAHYSKGHMYSSIKEFSILKHFGVDCHPPPPPSIKQVNWIMPPSFWVKCNTDGASRGSSGLSSCGGIFRDHLDTFLGAFSANIGVATSLYAEICAAIYAIEFASAKGWTRLWLECDSILLVQPFTNVNVVPWKLKVKWKNCLHLVRNFRFRFSHIYREGNTCADRLANAGFLLMG, from the exons ATGGCTGCCAGCATCTATCATCGTTCCAGGGATCTTCCTTGGTCAATTCTTGCTGCCAATGTGTCCTCTGATCGTCCCCATGACACTGCTTTGCCGGCTCCTGTTCTTTCGCCTCAACGGAAATCGTTCGCTCAAGCTCTACAGAATGTTTGTGACGTTCCGGTAGGTAACTTCCCTAAACCGTGCTTAAAAGGAAAGAGATTATCTATTAAAATACCAGAGGATTCTTACAAAGCGGGTTTGGATAGATGCAAGAACAATCTCCATGGCCGTTTGATCATGGCTAAGGGAGATAAGCCTTTGCGTTTACATGAAATTCGCGAGAAGCTCATCAAAGCCTGGGCTCCGGTAAATAAATGGCAAATCACTCCGTTGGGGAAGGGCTTTTATGAGTTCTATTTTCAAAATTGTGAAGATCTCAATCGGGTTTGGAGCATCGGAACATGGAATCTTAAACCTGGTTTGTTACGTCTGTCTGCTTGGTCCAATGACTTCAAACCTGAAAACTTGAAGGTTACTAATGCTCAAATTTGGATTCGTATTTATGGTCTGCCACAAGAGTATTGGATGCCTACGACTCTTTTTTCCATTGCATCTGGAATAGGTACACCTCTTTCTTTGGATGAAGCAACTAAACAGCGCACCATGGGTCACTTTGCGCGCATTTTGGTTGATGTTAATCTTGCTGAGGAGCTGCATTATCGTATTCTTGTAGAAAGGGAAGGCTATGCCTTCTTTGTTGACATATATTATGAAAACTTGCCATATTTTTGTGAACACTGTTGCTGCATTGGCCATTCAATTGGCAAGTGCAGAAAAGTTAACAGCAGGGCAACAGACCAAAAGAAAAGTGTGGAGAAGGTTATTCCTAACAAACCTAATCCAAAATTTGTCCCAAAGcagaaaaataagaacaatgaaccTGTCCAGGACaatgagaaaataaatgaagaagTCTCTGATTATGAATCTTTACATCCCGAATCTGATCAAGAGAATGCGGAAGTGGTGAAAGACACTTTTGAAGAACCTATTATGAATAAGGAGATGCGTGCAGATAATGGAAATCATGCTGACATGATTGTGGAGGATGCAGAAAATGACAAAAATGTGGGTGTCACTGTGGATCATGCACAACATCATGAAATTCCGAATCCTCGGATAGTAGAGCAAACAAGTGATATTCCAGTTGTTCATGAGAGAGACCGCCACTTAGAAAAGAATCCATCATCATGGGCAGATGAAGTTGACGATTCACATGATGAAGGAGGGGAATTCACTGTTGTGACCTCAAAGAAAG GCATTGGAAACCTTGACACAAg ATTTGCTCTCAACTTCAGAAGACACGGTATTCCTAATCTTTGGGGGTTTTGTGACTTCAATATTGATCCCTTGGTGCTCCAGTTGTCAGAACAACACGTGGCTTTCTCTCTTACTTTTGATCAACAAACATGTTATATTGCTGCAATCTATGCTAGTACCTCCCATGTGAATAGGAGAAAACTATGGTTGGAGCTTAATTCCCTTCAATCTCGTTTTGTTGGCCCTTGGTGCATGATCGGTGATTTTAATGCTGTTTTAGGTGctcatgaaaaatatggcagATGTCTACCTAATAAAACTTCTTGTGATGAATTCTCTAATTGGACCAATTCTAATCATCTTATTCATCTTGATACTCTCGGTAACCAGTTCACTTGGGCCAATGCTAGGAGAGGTCCTGCTTACTCTGCTCTTCGTTTGGATAGAGTTATTTGCAACTCTTTGTGGATTGACACTTGGAATTTTGTCTCTTGTTGTACTCTTCCTAAGGTTCAATCTGATCATCACCCtcttctttttaattttgattctgATGTTCAAACTTTTCCATCTTCATTTAAGTTTCAAAGTATGTGGATGTCTCATGATGATTGTAAGCGTGTTATATCTGAGCATTGGAAAAAAGATGTTGTTGGTTGTCCAATGTTTATTTTGCAAGCAAAATTGAAATCTTTGAAACCTATTCTTAAATCTTGGAATAAAGATGTTTTTGGTGAT ATTATTAATGATTCTGGTTACACGGATGCTTTAGGTGATGAAGAAAAACTTGCTCAGATTAATCTGAATGATGCTTTAAGAGTGCAGGAACATTTTTGGAGAGATAAGTCTAGGTCCAAGTGGTTTGTTGAGGGTGATAGAAACACtggttattttcataagctcgcTAAAATAAGGCATATATCCAATAGAATGATTAGACTCAAGGCAGGGGATAATTACATTGAGGACATTAATGATATTGAACATCATGTGTTAAATTTTTACAAAGAATTATTTGCTAGTAACAATAATTGTGCTCCTACTAATATTATTGAGCGCACTATACCTCATCTTATTACTGTTGCAGATAATGATATGATGACCAAAATTCCttcttttgaagaagttaaGCAAGCTGTTTTTAATATGGATGGTTCTTCTTCACCCGGCCCTGATGGTTTTGGGGGatgtttttttcaaaattattgggATATTGTTGGCAGTGATGTTGTGGCCTCGGTCACTCAATTCTTCAGTCAAGGTTGGATTTTACCCAATCTGAATTCAAGTCATGTGGCTCTTGTTCCTAAGTTTCCAGGTGCTGATACTATTGAAAATTTTAGACCAATCGCGGTGgcaaattttcaattcaaaattattacaaaaatttTGGCTGACAGACTTGCGGTGATTGCTCCTAAAATTGTTTCAGAACATCAAAGAGGGTTTGTACAAGGAAGACATATTTATGAATGCATTTATATAGCCTCCGAGGCCATTGACATGTTGGACAAAAAATCTTTCGGTGGTAATATGGCTATGAAAATAGACATTAAAAAAGCTTTTGATACTTTAGATTGGAATTTCCTTCTCAAAGTCCTACAGGCTTTTGGCTTTAATCATAAATTCTGTTCTTGGATTTCCACTATTCTTCATTCTGCAAAATTGTCTCTTTTGGTGAATGGTAAAACTGTTGGCTTTTTCGGCTGTTCTAGAGGAGTCAGACAAGGGGACCCCTTATCCCCTCTTCTCTTTTGTATTGCAGAAGAAGTGTTGAACAGACAACTTTCTCTTCTTGTGGATGATAACAAGTTAAGTTGCATTACTTCAG AATATGGGGCTAACTCGGGCCAGAGGGTTAGTCCTCATAAGAGCAAACTTTATGGAGGCTTTATTAGTCCAACCAGATTAAATACTTTGTCCAATACTCTTGGATTTTCTTTGGGTTCATTACCTTTTGACTATCTTGGAGTTCCTATCTTTAAAGGGAAGcctaaaaaaattcatcttcAGGCTTTAGCAGATAGAGTAAAATCTAAATTTGCTTCTTGGAAGGGTCATTCTTTGTCAATGATGGGAAGAGTTCAACTTGTTAATTCTGTGATTCATGGCATGTTGACTTATAGCTTCAAGGTCTATTCCTGGCCTAAAGGTTTGATTAAGCAGATGAATCGTtgtattagaaattttatttggtcTGGTAGTGTAGATAAGAAGAAATTGGTCACTCTATCTTGGGACAAAGTTTGTACTCCTACTTCAGCTGGTGGTCTTGGGTTGAGAAAACTAAATGACATAAACAAAGCTGGTTGTCTTAAACTTTGTTGGGACATGATTAAATCTGACAAGCAATGGGCTACCACTCTTAAAAGCAGATTTTTTCGTAATTCTAGCCCCATCAATCATGCGATTTCATCTTCTATTTGGTCAAGTTTGAAAAATGTTTTACATTTGGTTAGTGATCATAGTATTTGGCAAATTGGTAATGGCTTATCTACTTCATTTTGGAATGATAATTGGCTTGGTTACAAATTAAAAGACTTAATTTTGGAGCCACTTCCTAATCCTATTTCTCATCTGGTGAATGCCAAAGTTGCGGAAGTCGTTCATAATCAAGTTTGGGCTTTAcctgaaatttttaaacaacaaTTTCCTGCCATTACTTGCGATATTCATGCTCTTTCTCTCCCATCCACACCGGAACCAGACGAATTAGTTTGGGAAGATTCTATCTCTGGAGAATTGACTTTTAAAGTTGCATATTCTTGTGGTATGCAGCCCCTTCAATGTGTAGGTTGGACCAAGTTCATCTGGAAACTTTTTATTCCTCCTTCTAGATCTTTAGTTGCTTGGAGAATTATGCACCATGTTATTGCCACAGATGATAACTTGATCAAAAGAGGCATCACGATTGTTTCTTGTTGCAGTCTTTGTGGCAGTAGTTACGAAACTGTTACTCATTTGTTCTTGCGCTGCCCCTTTATAATGCAGTATTGGAACTGGTTATCTTCTTTGCTAGGCATGCCTCTTGATCTCTCAAATTTTGATTCCCTTCTTGGCATGTGTAACAAAGGTTGGAGTCCTCAATTACATGATCTCATTATTGCAGCCATTGTCAATATTTTGTGGAAGGTTTGGAAATGCAGGAGCAATGTCAGGTTTAATGATATCTCTCCATATTTTTCTCGTGATCTGATCTATGTGAAAAGTCTTATTCATCAAGCAGCTCATTATTCCAAAGGTCACATGTACTCATCTATAAAAGAATTTTCTATCCTCAAGCATTTTGGTGTTGATTGTCATCCTCCCCCTCCGCCATCTATTAAACAAGTCAATTGGATCATGCCTCCTAGTTTTTGGGTGAAGTGCAATACTGATGGAGCCTCTAGAGGTTCTTCAGGTTTATCTTCTTGTGGTGGCATCTTTAGAGACCATCTTGATACCTTTTTAGGTGCATTTTCAGCTAACATTGGTGTTGCAACCTCTCTTTATGCTGAAATTTGCGCTGCCATTTATGCTATTGAATTTGCTTCTGCTAAAGGATGGACCCGTCTTTGGCTTGAATGTGACTCTATCCTCTTAGTTCAACCTTTCACTAATGTGAATGTGGTTCCTTGGAAGCTGAAGGTTAAATGGAAAAATTGTCTTCATCTCGTTagaaattttcgttttagattttctcatatttatagagaaggAAATACTTGTGCAGACAGATTAGCTAATGCGGGTTTTTTGTTGATGGGTTAG
- the LOC123888127 gene encoding anaphase-promoting complex subunit 6, which yields MREEEIEKLRGVVRDCVSKHLYSSAIFFADKVSAFTNDPADIYMQAQALFLGRHYRRAFHLLNASKIVLRDLRFRYLAAKCLEELKEWNQCLSMLGEEAKVDDNGNVSHTKDSNVIYLDKDSQDREINISSAICFLRGKAYEALENRSQARLWYKAAIKADPLCYEALECLIENHMLTCDEEANLISSLQFGSEDGWLSSFYSCLVKKYDKEIVVEAKFRDLENEGCKTDQFNPSLFRTLKTNNDLLACKAEYYHQCGEYQKCFELTSVLLEKEPFHFKSTLVHLAAATELGNSNELYLMACNLVKDYPQKALSWFAVGCYYYCIKKYDQSHRYFSKATSLDRTFPPAWIGFGNAFAAQEEGDQAMSAYRTAARLFPGCHLPALYIGMECMRTHSYKLAEQFFMQAKSICSSDPLVYNELGVVAYHMKEYKKAVWWFEKTLALIPTTLSEMWEPTVVNIAHACRKLEMYREAISYYEKAMALSTSVSTYAGLAYTYHLQDDFSTAITYYHKALWLKPDDQFCTEMLSWALIDESRSSVDPYLEFS from the exons ATGAGGGAAGAAGAGATCGAGAAGCTTCGAGGAGTAGTTAGAGATTGCGTCAGTAAACATCTCTACTCCTCCGCAATCTTCTTCGCCGATAAGGTTTCCGCCTTTACCAATGATCCCGCCGACATTTACATGCAAGCACAGGCTCTATTCCTCGGCCGTCACTACCGCCGCGCTTTTCATCTCCTCAATGCCTCCAAAATCGTCCTCCGTGATCTCCGTTTCCGTTATCTCGCTGCTAAGTGTCTCGAGGAATTGAAGGAGTGGAATCAATGTCTGTCGATGCTCGGTGAGGAAGCTAAAGTTGATGATAATGGAAATGTTTCTCATACTAAGGATTCTAATGTTATTTACTTGGATAAAGATAGTCAAGATCGAGAAATCAAT ATATCTTCTGCAATATGTTTCTTGAGAGGAAAAGCGTACGAAGCTCTAGAAAACCGTTCTCAAGCTCGATTGTG GTACAAAGCGGCTATAAAAGCGGATCCCTTATGCTATGAG GCTTTGGAATGCCTGATTGAAAATCATATGCTTACATGTGATGAAG AAGCAAATTTGATCTCATCATTGCAATTTGGAAGTGAGGATGGATGGCTTTCATCATTTTATTCTTGTTTGGTTAAGAAG tATGACAAAGAAATTGTTGTAGAAGCTAAGTTTAGAGATCTTGAGAATGAAGGCTGTAAAACTGACCAGTTCAATCCTTCTTTATTCCGCACACTGAAAACCAACAACGATCTATTGGCCTGCAAAGCTGAATACTATCATCAGTGTGGTGAATATCAGAAATGTTTTGAGTTAACATCTGT TTTGCTTGAGAAGGAACCTTTCCATTTCAAGAGCACATTAGTACATCTGGCAGCTGCTACGGAGCTTGGGAATTCAAATGAACTCTACCTTATGGCATGCAATTTGGTGAAGGATTATCCTCAAAA GGCTTTATCATGGTTTGCTGTTGGGTGCTACTACTATTGTATCAAGAAATACGACCAATCCCACCGTTATTTCAG CAAAGCAACAAGTTTAGATCGAACATTCCCTCCTGCATGGATAGGCTTTGGGAATGCCTTTGCAGCTCAAGAAGAGGGTGATCAGGCTATGTCAGCTTACCGCACCGCAGCTCGATTATTTCCAGG GTGCCATTTACCAGCTCTTTATATTGGAATGGAATGCATGCGGACCCACAGCTATAAGCTTGCTGAACAG TTTTTCATGCAGGCAAAGTCAATTTGCTCATCGGATCCACTTGTGTATAATGAACTAGGAGTTGTTGCCTATCATATGAAAGA GTATAAGAAAGCAGTGTGGTGGTTTGAGAAAACTTTAGCCCTCATCCCTACCACTTTAAGTGAAATGTGGGAGCCAACTGTAGTCAATATTGCTCATGCATGCAGAAAGTTGGA GATGTACCGAGAAGCAATTTCGTATTATGAGAAAGCAATGGCATTATCAACAAGTGTGAGCACTTATGCTGGTCTTGCATATACTTACCACTTACAG